In Petrotoga olearia DSM 13574, the genomic window GCTGGATTTAACTCTGAGTCTATAACTATAAGTTCCAACGGTCTACCCAAAACTCCACCAGCGTCGTTAATCTCTTTAACAGCCAATCTCATTGCCTTTGTACTTTGGTCGCCAGTTATATCTCCTAAAGGATTTACAGCGCCGATTTTGATAGGATCTACTGCCATAGCAAACGAAAATATGACAACCAAAAAAAAGGCCAAACCTATGCTTCTTTTCACCTTCCTCACCTCCATATATTTTTTACCACTAAAGCCGTTCCCATACCTCCACCGATACAAAGTGATGCTAGCCCAAATTCGCTATTTCTTTTTTTCATTTCGTAAAGAAGTGTAACAACTATCCTATTCCCCGATGCTCCAATAGGATGACCCAAAGCAATTGCTCCACCATTCACATTGGTTCTTTCAAGGAACCAGCTTTTAGATTTTCCATAAATATCTCCTAACTCTGTTATAACCCCTAAAGATTGGGCAGCAAACGCTTCGTTTAGTTCGATTAATTCCATATCTGTTATATCCATTTTGATCTTTTCTAAAAGTCCTTTTACTGCCGGAACTGGACCTAAGCCCATGTATGCAGGGTCTACAGCCGCCTGATTATAACCAACTAATTCTGCTATTGGTTTTAACCCATATTTTTCTACAGCCCTTTCTGAGGCTAATAAAATAACACTTGCACCATCGTTTATTCCAGAAGCATTCCCAGCTGTTACGGTTCCTTCTTTTACAAATGCAGGTTTAAGTTTGGCAAGTTTTTCTTTCGTTACATCAAATCTCGGATGCTCGTCTTGGTCAAAAAGAACGGTTTCCTTTTTTCTTTTTACTTCAATTGGTATTATTTCATCTTTAAATTTTCCGGATTCTATAGCATCTTTAGCTCTCATTTGACTCGTATAAGCAAAATCGTCTTGTTCTTCACGAGAAATATTATGTTTTTTGGCGACGTTTTCTGCAGTTACTCCCATATGATAGTTATTAAAAACATCTGTGAGCCCGTCTAATATCATATGAT contains:
- a CDS encoding acetyl-CoA C-acetyltransferase translates to MNKVYIISAKRTAIGTFGGTLKDVPATKLGAEVVKGVLKEAQVNPENVDEVIVGNVLMAGQGMGPGRQVSMYAGIPEDKPGYAVNMLCGSGMKSIMIGATDIKTGDADLVVAVGMESMSNVPYLLPSMTRFGNKFGSFEVQDHMILDGLTDVFNNYHMGVTAENVAKKHNISREEQDDFAYTSQMRAKDAIESGKFKDEIIPIEVKRKKETVLFDQDEHPRFDVTKEKLAKLKPAFVKEGTVTAGNASGINDGASVILLASERAVEKYGLKPIAELVGYNQAAVDPAYMGLGPVPAVKGLLEKIKMDITDMELIELNEAFAAQSLGVITELGDIYGKSKSWFLERTNVNGGAIALGHPIGASGNRIVVTLLYEMKKRNSEFGLASLCIGGGMGTALVVKNIWR